In Vidua chalybeata isolate OUT-0048 chromosome 5, bVidCha1 merged haplotype, whole genome shotgun sequence, one genomic interval encodes:
- the NEDD1 gene encoding protein NEDD1, with translation MQESIRFASSGDDIKIWDSSSFTVVEQFNPHTPSHPVSSLCWASNNRYLATASAAGDKIIVSSCKSKPVPLFEIAEGAKQTCVSLNSSSSYLVSGGLDNTVNIWDLKSRKIYRSLKEHKDEITCVAYNWNDGYIVSGSLSGEIILHSVTTNLSSSPFGYGSRQPIRHLKYSSFKKSLLGTVSDSGNVTLWDVNSQNPYHNFENTHKAPASEICFSPVNKLLLVTVGLDKRIILYDTLSKKLLTTIVADFPLTTVDFMPDGTTLAIGCSRGKICQYDLRQLTSPVKAVTAHKGCVKCIRLQFSSTFTKSNITGSSNKPVSKRVEVKAGSNLGGIQNTGIKNIASQASAAVSSHLTLTNENKGEIFQEKTGFPHSSSLDVIPSKEADHGKSAELSHFDDLGRSSLGDVFSPVRDDIIANKVTEDPQGNGLDFQSYLLGLDFLPQPTIAFPLKRNLVGSSAQGTQSSPLHALVGSPIKEEEEHPETDSKKISLGKQESKDVLKQVSKSSLSSIEPSPLPSTPDVNEKLVKTIQAHPAYDLPVNGTTSPSSKIASPVTAGVASSLSEKIVETIGSSRPNAPLTAIQINFIQNMIQETMDDFREACHRDIVNLQVEMIKQFHMQLNEMHALLERYSVNESLVAEIERLREENKRLRTHF, from the exons ATAGATACCTGGCtactgcttctgctgctggtgataaaataattgtttcaaGCTGTAAAAGCAAACCTGTCCCACTCTTTGAAATAGCTGAAGGA GCAAAACAGACATGTGTGAGCTTGAATTCTAGTTCTTCATATCTTGTCAGTGGAGGCCTTGATAACACAGTTAATATCTGGGATCTGAAGTCCAGAAAGATTTACCGCAGCCTAAAG GAGCATAAAGATGAAATCACATGTGTTGCATATAATTGGAATGATGGCTATATTGTTTCTGGATCTTTGAGTGGTGAAATCATCCTACACAGTGTTACCACCAATTTATCAAGTAGTCCCTTTGGTTATGGCAGCAGACAG CCTATTCGACACTTGAAATATTCATCCTTTAAGAAATCCTTGCTGGGCACTGTTTCTGACAGTGGAAATGTAACTCTCTGGGATGTAAATAGCCAGAACCCATatcataattttgaaaatactcaTAAAGCACCAGCCtcagaaatctgcttttctccagtCAATAAGCTGCTGCTTGTAACTGTGGGTTTGGATAAAAGAATTATTCTCTATGACACTTTAAGTAAAAA GTTACTGACAACAATTGTAGCGGATTTTCCTCTAACCACAGTAGACTTCATGCCTGATGGTACTACTTTGGCTATAGGATGTTCCCGGGGAAAGATCTGCCAGTATGACTTAAGACAACTGACATCACCAGTGAAAGCAGTTACTGCTCACAAAGGCTGTGTGAAATGCATACGTCTTCAGTTCAGCAGCACTTTTACCAAG tctaaCATCACAGGTTCTTCAAATAAACCAGTGTCCAAAAGAGTAGAAGTCAAAGCTGGTAGTAATCTTGGAGGAATTCAAAATACTGGCATCAAAAACATTGCCTCTCAAGCATCAGCAGCAGTTTCCTCTCATCTTACACTGACAAATGAGAATAAAGGAGagatttttcaggagaaaacag GTTTTCCCCATAGTTCCAGCTTGGATGTCATTCCATCTAAAGAAGCAGATCATGGGAAAAGTGCTGAATTAAGTCATTTTGATGATTTGGGTCGAAGTAGTTTAGGAGATGTGTTCTCTCCAGTCAGAGATG ATATTATTGCAAATAAAGTGACTGAAGATCCTCAAGGAAATG GCTTGGATTTCCAGTCCTACCTGTTAGGTTTGGATTTTCTCCCACAGCCAACCATTGcctttccattaaaaagaaacctAGTGGGCAGTAGTGCACAAGGGACACAGTCTAGCCCATTGCATGCTCTTGTGGGATCTCCAATTAAAGAAGAAGAGGAACATCCAGAGACTGACTCTAAGAAAATAAGTCTTGGAAAACAAGAATCTAAAGATGTCTTGAAGCAG GTTTCAAAATCAAGCTTATCAAGCATAGAACCTTCTCCACTGCCATCTACTCCTGATGTAAATGAGAAACTAGTGAAGACTATTCAGGCCCATCCTGCATATGATCTACCAGTAAATGGTACTACCTCACCAA GTTCAAAGATAGCATCACCTGTCACTGCTGGAGTTGCAAGTTCATTGTCAGAAAAAATAGTAGAAACCATTGGGAGTAGCAGACCGAATGCACCTCTGACAGCAATTCAAATAAACTTCATTCAGAATATGATACAAGAAACAATGGATGACTTCAG AGAAGCATGCCATCGAGACATTGTAAACTTGCAAGTGGAGATGATCAAGCAATTCCATATGCAGTTG aaTGAAATGCACGCTTTACTTGAAAGATACTCTGTAAATGAAAGCTTAGTAGCTGAAATTGAGAGACTAcgagaggaaaacaaaagactgaGGACTCACTTCTGA